TGTACGGAAAAAACCGAGATATTGAGAAATTCTTACATTCTTAATATTTTTAATATTTAATTTTAAAAGTATTAAATTTTTAACGCTCATAATTTAAGTTTAAAGCCATTAAATCATTTTTTAATAGCTAAACCTATCGAGAATTAAAATAATTGAAGAAAATCGATTTTTAAGCATTTTTTCTTTTAATCATTAAAAAATAAGCCGTTTCACGATTGCGAAACGGCTTTTTACATTAAATAGCATTTAGCCAAAGCTAAAAATCATAATTTAAGGGATTTTTTCTGATTAAAGATTTCAACATTTTAAAAAATCTACCGAAATCACATTTTCAAATAAAAATCCTTGACGATGGCAATATAATCTTCGTTGTAAACATGTCGAGCTTTTTCGATGAAAATTTCTTTTTGGGTTAAATTTTCAGGATGAAAAGTCAATGCCAAACACGAACGCTTGATTTTGGATTGTGCATTGCCACGCACACGCAAAATCTCTTGCGGAAAAATTCCATTTTTAGCCGATTCTTCTAAAAACTGCGTTTCATACTCATACGGAATAATCACAGCAAAAATACCCTTGGGAGATAGGAGAGAAGCTACTTTTTCAATCAATTGTGGAAAAGGCAAAAACGACTCGCTGCGTGCTCGCGCTCTGCCATGATCATCTATCGGGAAAGAATCTTGATAAAATGGCGGATTGCTCACCACCAAA
This Ornithobacterium rhinotracheale DNA region includes the following protein-coding sequences:
- a CDS encoding tRNA1(Val) (adenine(37)-N6)-methyltransferase, with product MSKIFRFKQFTVEQEGAAAKIGTDAVLLGASCPVLPSFQHCLDIGTGTGVIALMLAQRGAQAVDAIELDSEAYKTAKYNFEQSPWAERLNVYNGDFLDFSWDKKYDLVVSNPPFYQDSFPIDDHGRARARSESFLPFPQLIEKVASLLSPKGIFAVIIPYEYETQFLEESAKNGIFPQEILRVRGNAQSKIKRSCLALTFHPENLTQKEIFIEKARHVYNEDYIAIVKDFYLKM